A single region of the Novipirellula aureliae genome encodes:
- a CDS encoding bifunctional fucokinase/fucose-1-phosphate guanylyltransferase: protein MSLDPKLLLSLPPQMVSQLEICHPDVARRSFSTSDPAETQLGSGGGTAHVLHQAWLHSDSDSLSQWVADHRQIMIHGGGESRRLPAYAAAGKLFIPIPTLRWSRGQRLGQTLLDFNEPFLRSVFEQAGSKARLLIASGDVLLRSTRPLPNLPDADVVLLGMWADPEMAANFGVMFVEKAQPERLQTFLQKPDPDEIRDRSRDSAFLIDVGVWLLSARAIECLMTQCGWDAAEAKFDRSEHPHPCDLYGHWALRLGENPQAFDKTISELSVAVAPLSQGEFYHFGKTGDVIDSMYDLQTIVRDHTELGLVPSLAQPRQFVQDAHFGVPLRRQQNESLWVENCHVPACWSLSRRHMLTGVPENEWSLNLPEGICLDFVPIEDTQVAIRVYGFSDAFRGKISHLDTHWLERSAMQWFLDRGLDFDATEISADDDLQESALFPVFEIESLDGDFVQWMVDVDSSDQPTKQRSVWQKARKLSARELAHHARLDRVYAERLAKREAILPIMASHGNRSVFYNLDLAHVASTYANSDAAVPEYWDESEDLILAVHNRMFRSEVLRNRGDQAWLAEQAACFGLLERSIVEPYHSERVVPECRLAEDQIVWARSPARVDLAGGWTDTPPYCLEHGGSVVNIALDLNGQPPVQVFARRCEKPEITIRSIDLGSMETLTSYEEVGGFRGIGSGFSVAKAAVALAGFHPHFNGDAFVSLQRQLERFGGGLDVSMLAAIPKGSGLGTSSILAGTVLGALNELCSLGWDAHQIVARVSAVEQMLGSGGGWQDQFGGILPGAKLIQTTPGMSQAAAVRWLPSDFFRTPEFTSRSLLYYTGITRVAHNVLSEIVRGMFLNDPARLSVLDRIGENSLECFDAAQRSDMSVFNRSIRRSWELNQRLDEGTNPAEVSQLVERVESMCSSLKLSGAGGGGFLYMIARDAESAERIRRDLENDPPNAGARFVDMAISTTGLRVTRS, encoded by the coding sequence ATGTCACTCGATCCCAAATTACTCCTCTCGTTGCCGCCTCAGATGGTGAGCCAACTTGAAATCTGTCATCCTGACGTAGCACGACGCAGTTTTTCGACATCGGACCCCGCTGAAACTCAATTAGGCTCCGGCGGTGGTACCGCTCACGTGCTTCACCAGGCGTGGCTGCACAGCGATTCCGACTCCCTTTCACAGTGGGTTGCCGATCATCGTCAGATCATGATTCACGGTGGCGGTGAAAGTCGGCGGCTTCCCGCTTATGCGGCCGCGGGAAAGCTCTTTATTCCGATTCCAACGCTACGCTGGTCGCGCGGCCAGCGTCTAGGGCAAACGTTGCTCGATTTCAACGAACCGTTTCTACGGTCCGTTTTTGAGCAAGCTGGCAGTAAGGCTCGCTTGTTGATCGCCAGTGGTGATGTGCTGCTCCGCTCGACTCGTCCGCTTCCAAACCTGCCGGATGCCGACGTGGTCTTACTTGGCATGTGGGCCGACCCTGAAATGGCCGCAAACTTTGGTGTCATGTTTGTTGAGAAAGCCCAACCCGAACGACTGCAGACTTTTTTACAGAAACCGGACCCTGATGAGATTCGAGATCGGTCACGAGATTCGGCGTTTTTAATCGATGTCGGCGTTTGGCTACTCAGCGCTCGTGCCATCGAGTGTTTGATGACGCAATGCGGCTGGGATGCGGCTGAAGCAAAATTCGATCGATCCGAGCATCCCCATCCTTGTGACCTGTACGGACACTGGGCACTTCGCCTCGGGGAGAATCCACAAGCCTTTGACAAAACGATCTCCGAATTGTCGGTGGCGGTGGCACCACTGTCGCAGGGCGAGTTTTACCATTTCGGTAAGACGGGGGATGTGATCGACTCGATGTACGATCTGCAGACCATTGTCCGAGATCATACCGAGCTTGGTCTTGTTCCTTCACTTGCGCAGCCTAGGCAATTTGTTCAAGATGCCCATTTTGGCGTGCCGTTACGTCGGCAACAAAACGAGTCGCTTTGGGTTGAAAACTGTCACGTTCCTGCCTGCTGGAGCTTATCGCGTCGGCACATGCTCACAGGGGTTCCAGAAAATGAATGGAGCTTAAACCTACCCGAGGGAATTTGCCTCGATTTCGTGCCGATTGAGGACACTCAAGTTGCCATTCGCGTCTACGGTTTCTCCGACGCCTTTCGCGGGAAAATCTCCCATCTTGATACACATTGGCTCGAGCGGTCAGCGATGCAGTGGTTTTTGGATCGCGGTCTTGATTTCGATGCGACCGAGATTTCTGCCGACGACGATCTACAGGAATCAGCGTTATTTCCCGTTTTCGAAATCGAATCGTTGGATGGGGATTTTGTGCAATGGATGGTTGATGTCGACTCGAGCGACCAGCCGACAAAACAACGCTCGGTTTGGCAAAAAGCGAGAAAGCTGTCCGCCCGAGAACTGGCGCATCATGCCCGTCTCGATCGCGTTTACGCCGAACGGCTCGCAAAGCGAGAAGCGATTCTGCCAATCATGGCATCTCACGGGAATCGAAGTGTCTTTTACAATTTGGATCTTGCCCATGTCGCATCGACCTACGCGAATTCGGACGCTGCCGTGCCCGAATACTGGGACGAGAGTGAAGATCTGATTTTGGCCGTTCATAATCGCATGTTTCGATCCGAGGTTTTGCGGAATCGTGGTGACCAGGCATGGTTAGCCGAACAGGCGGCCTGTTTTGGTTTACTTGAAAGGTCGATCGTCGAACCCTATCACAGCGAACGAGTCGTTCCGGAGTGCCGCCTTGCCGAAGACCAAATCGTCTGGGCACGTAGTCCTGCCAGAGTTGACTTGGCTGGTGGTTGGACCGACACACCGCCATATTGCCTCGAGCATGGAGGGAGCGTCGTCAATATCGCGCTCGACCTCAATGGCCAACCGCCGGTTCAAGTGTTTGCTCGTCGCTGCGAAAAACCAGAGATAACCATTCGTTCGATCGATTTAGGCAGCATGGAAACGCTGACAAGCTATGAAGAGGTAGGCGGCTTCCGAGGAATTGGCAGTGGGTTTTCGGTCGCCAAAGCAGCCGTCGCGCTCGCTGGTTTCCACCCGCATTTCAATGGAGATGCGTTCGTATCGCTGCAGCGACAACTGGAGCGATTTGGCGGTGGATTGGACGTGTCGATGCTGGCCGCAATTCCGAAAGGGTCGGGGCTGGGAACCAGCAGCATATTGGCAGGAACCGTCCTCGGGGCCTTGAACGAACTTTGTAGTCTTGGCTGGGACGCCCACCAGATCGTTGCTCGGGTAAGCGCCGTCGAGCAAATGCTTGGCAGTGGCGGAGGTTGGCAAGACCAATTTGGGGGCATCCTGCCGGGAGCAAAACTTATTCAAACCACGCCCGGCATGTCCCAGGCGGCTGCCGTTAGATGGTTGCCCTCCGATTTCTTCCGCACCCCAGAATTCACCTCCCGAAGTTTACTGTACTACACCGGAATCACGCGGGTCGCTCATAACGTGCTTAGTGAAATTGTTCGAGGCATGTTCCTCAACGACCCCGCCCGCTTGAGCGTGCTGGACCGGATTGGAGAGAACAGTTTGGAGTGTTTTGATGCCGCTCAGCGGTCGGACATGAGCGTCTTCAACCGTTCCATTCGTCGTAGCTGGGAATTGAATCAGCGACTCGACGAGGGGACCAATCCAGCGGAGGTTTCACAGCTGGTCGAGCGAGTCGAGTCAATGTGTAGCTCACTGAAATTGTCCGGAGCGGGTGGAGGAGGTTTTCTCTACATGATCGCTCGTGATGCGGAGAGCGCCGAGCGAATTCGTCGCGACTTAGAAAATGACCCGCCAAACGCAGGAGCCCGTTTTGTCGACATGGCGATCTCGACAACAGGACTCCGCGTCACAAGAAGCTAG